From Coccinella septempunctata chromosome 4, icCocSept1.1, whole genome shotgun sequence, a single genomic window includes:
- the LOC123311288 gene encoding protein C10 → MPKTEDFPALTTELAIEILNRTLETLQTPENTQKLDEARDNVGNEMLKMMQFLFPIVMQIQMDVITEFGFPEGREGIVKFAQMLRSLEVENSEVAQLHSIVRSYYLPSVAVNASPPEERLNSS, encoded by the coding sequence ATGCCAAAGACCGAAGATTTTCCGGCACTAACTACAGAATTAGCCATTGAAATTCTTAATAGAACTTTAGAAACACTTCAAACTCCAGAAAATACCCAAAAACTTGATGAGGCCAGAGATAATGTTGgaaatgaaatgttgaaaatgATGCAGTTCTTATTTCCCATAGTGATGCAAATTCAGATGGACGTCATCACAGAATTTGGATTCCCTGAAGGCAGAGAAGGCATTGTGAAGTTTGCTCAGATGTTGAGAAGTTTAGAAGTGGAAAATTCAGAAGTTGCCCAATTACACAGTATTGTTCGATCATATTATTTACCCTCAGTTGCTGTAAATGCATCCCCACCCGAAGAAAGATTGAATAGTAGTTAG